Proteins from one Tenrec ecaudatus isolate mTenEca1 chromosome 8, mTenEca1.hap1, whole genome shotgun sequence genomic window:
- the ITGB1BP1 gene encoding integrin beta-1-binding protein 1 isoform X2, which yields MFRKGKKRHSSSSSQSSEISTKSKSVDSSLGGLSRSSTVASLDTDSTRSSGQSNSQSDACAEFRIKYVGAIEKLKLTEGKRLEGPLDLINYIDVAQQDGKLPFVPLEEEFIMGVSKYGIKDVVHRHALHSIVRMVCYDDGLGAGKSLLALKTTDASNEELSLWVYQCSSLEQAQAICRVLSSAFDSVLTSEKS from the exons ATGTTTCGGAAGGGCAAAAAACGGCACAGTAGTAGCAGTTCCCAAAGTAGTGAGATCAGTACTAAGAGCAAG TCTGTAGATTCCAGCCTGGGAGGGCTGTCGCGATCCAGCACTGTGGCCAGCCTCGACACAGATTCCACTCGAAGCTCAG GACAAAGCAACAGCCAATCAGATGCCTGTGCAGAATTCCGGATCAAGTACGTGGGGGCCATCGAGAAGCTGAAGCTGACTGAGGGCAAGCGTCTGGAAGGACCACTAGACCTGATCAATTACATAGACGTTGCCCAG CAAGACGGAAAGCTGCCTTTTGTTCCTCTGGAGGAAGAATTTATTATGGGAGTTTCCAAGTATGGTATAAAG GATGTGGTACACAGACACGCCCTGCATTCCATCGTCCGCATGGTGTGCTACGACGATGGCCTGGGGGCAGGGAAGAGCTTGCTGGCCCTGAAGACCACAGACGCCAGCAACgaagagttgagcctgtgggtcTATCAGTGCAGCAGTCTG GAACAAGCACAAGCCATCTGCAGAGTTTTATCCTCCGCTTTTGACTCTGTCCTAACATCAGAGAAGTCCTGA
- the ITGB1BP1 gene encoding integrin beta-1-binding protein 1 isoform X1 — protein sequence MFRKGKKRHSSSSSQSSEISTKSKSVDSSLGGLSRSSTVASLDTDSTRSSGQSNSQSDACAEFRIKYVGAIEKLKLTEGKRLEGPLDLINYIDVAQQDGKLPFVPLEEEFIMGVSKYGIKVSTSDQYDVVHRHALHSIVRMVCYDDGLGAGKSLLALKTTDASNEELSLWVYQCSSLEQAQAICRVLSSAFDSVLTSEKS from the exons ATGTTTCGGAAGGGCAAAAAACGGCACAGTAGTAGCAGTTCCCAAAGTAGTGAGATCAGTACTAAGAGCAAG TCTGTAGATTCCAGCCTGGGAGGGCTGTCGCGATCCAGCACTGTGGCCAGCCTCGACACAGATTCCACTCGAAGCTCAG GACAAAGCAACAGCCAATCAGATGCCTGTGCAGAATTCCGGATCAAGTACGTGGGGGCCATCGAGAAGCTGAAGCTGACTGAGGGCAAGCGTCTGGAAGGACCACTAGACCTGATCAATTACATAGACGTTGCCCAG CAAGACGGAAAGCTGCCTTTTGTTCCTCTGGAGGAAGAATTTATTATGGGAGTTTCCAAGTATGGTATAAAGGTATCCACGTCCGATCAGTAT GATGTGGTACACAGACACGCCCTGCATTCCATCGTCCGCATGGTGTGCTACGACGATGGCCTGGGGGCAGGGAAGAGCTTGCTGGCCCTGAAGACCACAGACGCCAGCAACgaagagttgagcctgtgggtcTATCAGTGCAGCAGTCTG GAACAAGCACAAGCCATCTGCAGAGTTTTATCCTCCGCTTTTGACTCTGTCCTAACATCAGAGAAGTCCTGA
- the ITGB1BP1 gene encoding integrin beta-1-binding protein 1 isoform X3 yields MFRKGKKRHSSSSSQSSEISTKSKSVDSSLGGLSRSSTVASLDTDSTRSSGQSNSQSDACAEFRIKYVGAIEKLKLTEGKRLEGPLDLINYIDVAQQDGKLPFVPLEEEFIMGVSKYGIKVSTSDQYGGGTLHRAFRCPYVALCCRMGACRAPTGAEGRLT; encoded by the exons ATGTTTCGGAAGGGCAAAAAACGGCACAGTAGTAGCAGTTCCCAAAGTAGTGAGATCAGTACTAAGAGCAAG TCTGTAGATTCCAGCCTGGGAGGGCTGTCGCGATCCAGCACTGTGGCCAGCCTCGACACAGATTCCACTCGAAGCTCAG GACAAAGCAACAGCCAATCAGATGCCTGTGCAGAATTCCGGATCAAGTACGTGGGGGCCATCGAGAAGCTGAAGCTGACTGAGGGCAAGCGTCTGGAAGGACCACTAGACCTGATCAATTACATAGACGTTGCCCAG CAAGACGGAAAGCTGCCTTTTGTTCCTCTGGAGGAAGAATTTATTATGGGAGTTTCCAAGTATGGTATAAAGGTATCCACGTCCGATCAGTAT GGAGGCGGCACCCTTCACCGAGCATTTCGATGTCCCTACGTGGCACTGTGCTGCCGCATGGGAGCATGCAGAGCGCCCACAGGAGCGGAGGGGCGTCTAACCTAG